The nucleotide sequence CAAGTACCCCAAAAACAAGAATTAAAGGAAAACCTATATACTAATTTTTGCGTCACCAAAAACTTGCAGGTCTGCTTACCTTTTGACAGCGAGTTTTAGGGGGTGTAGTCCTGCCAATGCTCGGAGATGGTGGATCTGGTTGCCGAGTCGTGGGCGAAGAAAGTTGGTGACCGAGTGGCCTTATGTAAATTAGCCGGGTCGTAAATTCAGAAGGGCTTGCTTGCTAATGGCTTGCAAAAGATTTACTTGGTCGTGTAATTTCCCACTTGATGGATGCGCAGGCACTCCAGAGCCACAGTTATTTGTTTACAACACTGGCCATTTTGCATAATTCATCCCCTTTAAATGCTTTGATGCTGGCTACTTTGTCTCATAGCCTGAGTTGCTACACAAGCCGTGACATGTCTCGCCTTTTTCTCCGGCAGTGTCCGCCACCGCCTTTTACAAGGCCCAGCCGGTCATCCAGTTCATGTGCGAAGTGCTGGACATCCACAATATAGACGAGCAGCCGCGCCCTCTCACCGACTCGCACCGGGTCAAGTTCACCAAAGAAATCAAAGGTAAAGAGCAGACGCTgctgagacaaaaaaaactttttacttGAACTCGTTGTGTTCATTAGGTTTGAAGGTTGAAGTGACGCACTGCGGAACCATGCGGAGGAAGTACCGCGTTTGCAACGTGAcccgccggccggccagccatcaAACGTGAGTCACTCACAAGGCAACGTGGTTCTGTGGTCGTTTggatgtgtgtatggggggtggggggcctcCACATCGAAAACTGCAGATGCTTGGTGACTGGTTTGATCATGAAGTCAGCATTAGTCATCCAGTAGGGAAGCTGCCACTTAACCGTTTGTCGCCATTTGATTCTTCCAAAAGTTACATTAAGTAGTTTTTGTAACAATTGCGCTTTTGTTTACATGCAGGTTCCCCCTCCAGCTGGAGAATGGCCAGACTGTGGAGCGCACCGTAGCCCAGTATTTCAGGGAGAAGTACAGCCTGCAGCTCAAGTATCCCCACCTGCCCTGTCTGCAGGTGGGCCAGGAGCAGAAGCACACCTACCTGCCCCTGGAGGTGAGAGAGACTACCAAGCTAAACCACACAAAAACAAgctccaagtaaaaaaaaaaaaagtgacgctCGGTTGTTTTGGGCAGGTGTGTAACATTGTAGCCGGTCAGCGATGTATCAAGAAGCTGACAGATAATCAAACATCCACCATGATCAAGGCCACGGctcgctctgcgcctgacagacAGGAAGAGATCAGCAGGCTGGTGAGCCTCACAGAACAAATCCTGGTTCCGTCGACTGCAAATATTCCAAGCTGATCCTCCACCTCCTCTTTCCATTCATTCAAGGTACGCAGCGCCAACTACGACGCCGACCCTTTCGTGCAGGAGTTCCAGTTCAAAGTGCGCGACGAGATGGCTCACGTGACGGGGCGAGTGCTACCCGCCCCCATGCTGCAGTACGGCGGCAGGGTGAGCACAGAGCACTTTATGGTACCCTTCTTTTCACACCCATTCTCTCGTTTTTATGTCTAACAGGCTGGCTGGCACACTTAACTTAGCGGGGAAACTAACATGCTGGCTTCTGTTTCATGTTGTGTTTGTTGTACTTACTTGGGGCTCAATTTTGTAACGTAGATAATGTGGGGAAGAAAAATAAGTTGGGACTAAGCCACAATCTGAATTAACGtctatgtgttttatttttgatcCTTTGATAGTTGAGTGTTTGTGTCATGAGTTTTAGAAAGAGAGCCATAAAAGTGTTTTTGCTTGTACAAGGGCATCACAATAAGTGGAAAGTGTACGTGGAAAGTGTAATTTATCTCAACTTTTCCACTTTGAAAAATAGATTTTAGTATTAATTAAATTGACTCTACCTATAGTTATTTATGATTACGATTTTGATGTAAAAAATGTGCCACTTGAATTTTAGGAAAGATTTGTTGTGCATCTATATAATATTGACAGTGCTTcactttttcttcattttgttaGGGTTACAGGCTTTTTCCAAAATTGATTAGATTTGTGTTTTCCCTCAAAATTGTATGCACAACCCCATGATAACACTGTGAAAAATTTCTTGGAAAAAGTTAAATGCCCATTCCAGATGCGATCATTAATGAGATGTGTGTTTGTTCTTGTTCGTAAACGTCTGCACATTTGACTCTAATTAATCCCGAGTGCACAAGGTGAGACTGCACCTGTCATTTCAGAACCGCACAGTGGCCACGCCCAGTCACGGGGTGTGGGATATGAGGGGCAAGCAGTTTCACACCGGTGTCGAAATCAAGATGTGGGCCATCGCCTGCTTCGCAACGCAGCGCCAGTGTCGGGAAGACATTCTCAAGTCAGAAGAGATAAAAGCGTTTTTAGTTTTAAACCGACGCTGTCAACTAGGTCGTAACGTAGCAAAATATCCGTTTAGGGCGTTCACGGACCAACTACGCAAGATCTCCAAGGACGCCGGCATGCCCATTCAGGGCCAGCCGTGCTTCTGCAAGTATGCGCAGGGAGCGGATAGCGTGGAGCCCATGTTCAGACACCTGAAGAACACCTACGCCGGATTACAGCTCATCATCGTCATTCTGCCTGGCAAAACTCCCGTCTACGGTAAGACGATAATGTCTTCTTAGCCCGCCGTGAACTGTACGAGTTGACTTTGTATCTCCACATTCAGCGGAGGTGAAGCGCGTGGGAGACACGCTGCTGGGCATGGCCACGCAGTGCGTCCAGGTGAAGAACGTGGTCAAGACGTCCCCTCAGACCCTCTCCAACCTCTGCCTCAAGATCAACGTCAAGCTGGGGGGCATCAACAACATCCTGGTGCCACACCAAAGGTAAAGCCTTTGCGTCTTTAGCGCTTGAACGCTCACTCAAAAATGGCCGCTTCTCATTTTGTGCACGTCCCTTCGCAGGCCGTCAGTGTTTCAGCAGCCAGTCATCTTCCTGGGAGCCGATGTAACACATCCGCCTGCCGGGGATGGCAAGAAGCCCTCCATTGCTGCAGTAAGTTCCATCTTGATTAGTATTATGTTCATGGGGGCTTAAGCCTGCTCCAGGAGAACACTTAAGAGTGCGCTTTGTCTCCCCCAGGTGGTGGGCAGCATGGACGCCCACCCCAGCCGCTACTGCGCCACCGTGCGGGTGCAGAGGCCCAGGCAGGAGGTGATCCAGGATCTGGCCTCGATGGTGCGCGAGCTGCTCATCCAGTTCTACAAGTCCACGCGTTACAAGCCCACCCGCATCATTTTCTACAGGGACGGAGTTTCTGAAGGCCAGTTCAGACAGGTCAGCTTCTAACTGACATCAAACCATGGGGAGCTTCCTTGATGCAAACGTTTGATGGAAATCCTTTTGAGGGGCTGACAGAAAATTGCAGACTTCTCACCGTACGCTGTTACATTTGCAGATTGAATTTAGGAGACAGGAGAGGCAGCAGCAATAAGACAGGCCAAACAAAATCCAGATGTCAGGGGAGGCAGTCATTAACCCATTAATAGGTTTCAACAGCGAGGCTGGAAGAGTCACAGAAAGGCAGAGAAGAGGACTTCCTTGGAAATGTTCTTTCTATTCTGAATTTTGCCGTTCAGATCCTTGTTAGAGAACTGTGAGTTGTGCATAAAGCGCTGAAACATATGCATTCAAAAGTTCAGAGAGGGTCCAGTTACGTTCACttgtaaagaaataaaatgcatttttaagttCAACCTGAAACTGAATATCCTTCATCGTTTGTGACTAGTTTGCTGCTTGTTGTCCAGGTGCTGTATTACGAGCTGCTGGCCATCCGCGAGGCCTGCATCAGCCTGGAGAAGGAGTACCAGCCGGGTATCACCTACATCGTGGTGCAGAAACGCCACCACACGCGCCTCTTCTGCGCCGACCGCAACGAGCGAGTACGTTTCCTTCCGCTCTTAGCAGAGCAGGCCACTTTGATTACTTTTTGTAGTATTGGTCCGCCGTTCACCTTTCCACAGGTTGTTAATTAGCGGTCGAGTAAAGCATTAGGGCCCAGAGAGCTGTGGCACGCGAGTcccccgcccccaccccccGAGCGCATGTTCTCAGCTTGTGTTGATCACAAAGAGCCGGAAGCTCTCCGGAGCATTTATGCTCTAATCGTTAGACCCAGACTGACTTGTTTGCTACAGCAAGAtgtgattttaaaaataataatgaataataattaCTTTAAAAACATATCCTACTATTTATTTTTGCGAGTTACCCTTTTGTAAGCTTTTGCTGCAGTTCTGGAAAGTGGGAAAAGTGGGAAAGTTTTTCCCTCAAAAATATGACTACCATATACTCCTAAAATCAATACTCTctctttctttaaaaaaataattcttgaATTCATTCTAAAAATATGCGTAATGGATGTTATCGGTGAGAAGTGACGGAACGCCGATGTGTTTGCCAGGTCGGACGCAGCGGAAACATTCCCGCTGGTACGACGGTGGATACGGACATCACGCATCCTTACGAGTTTGACTTTTACCTCTGCAGTCACGCTGGAATACAGGTGAGCTTTCGCATCgtcatgtgtttttattttctgtcaatGAAATTCTGACAATTGCTTCATCGGGTTGGCAGGGCACCAGCCGGCCCTCGCACTACCACGTGCTGTGGGACGACAACTGTTTCACGGCTGACGAGTTCCAGCTGCTCACCTACCAGTTGTGCCACACCTATGTGCGCTGCACCCGCTCGGTGTCCATCCCCGCGCCCGCATACTACGCCCACCTGGTGGCCTTCCGCGCCCGCTACCATCTGGTGGACAAAGAACACGACAGGTAAGGCCACAGGGGTGCGATCCCGCTACAAATGTCTTGACTCTCACATTGTAATATTAAGATTTTGTTCCTCTGGGTAGAATACTGCTGATCTCAAAAGTTTACATTTTCTTtccttaaagaaaaacaaaaccttgCTATCACATAGTTACTATTTTTGtcattgaggttttttttttttttaaatgacatacATTACTCTTGCAAGATTCCAATCTTTTCCCTCCCTGTAAAAATCCTCCTTAAAATTGTGACGTTTTAATTGTCCCTTAAATAATATGACTTATTGTaagattgaatttttttttgcacgcaaTTCAAAGCATAAAAGCTTGCACGTCAGGTCAACCAAATTAAGATACCGTGGGTTCTCCGGAGATAACAACTCGTTTTTTTCCCAAACATTTAGTTTTTGCTTTCTGATGAGATTAATAAttgcaaaacaaagaaaatgcccccacccccccttagTTGGAAATGGTTCATTTTTTAGCATTCAGTATTTGCTCTGTGTCCACCGTGCAGCGCCGAGGGCAGCCACGTGTCAGGTCAGAGTAATGGTCGAGACCCGCAGGCACTGGCCAAAGCTGTCCAAATCCACCATGACACCCTGAGGACCATGTACTTCGCTTGAGCAGCAACCCACCCACAACCACCATCCTCCACacactcaacacacacacacacacacacacacacacacacacacacgcggttGGCTTGGCAGGCGGAAAgtcctcacacacatacacacacacacgcctagtCAATCCGGATCCGACACTGTGCAGAGGGAAGCAGGGAGAAGGAGGATGCGGCACCCCACACTGGATTGAGGATGCAAAAACGCTGCTTTtgaccaggaaaaaaaacaaaacaaaactcagCACTAATATGCAATAGAAACCAGCCAACTCCTTTTATTtccatcctttttttcccccctccctttctttGTTTCCCCTTCTTTTATGCTGTGCTCCCCTGTTTACATTCAGGGCACCGCTCCTCAAATCAGTTCACAAGCAGCAGCActtttatattctttttttgtgtgtgtttttaagcaAACGGGGGAGCGGTGGGAAGGCGCTCAGATTATGAATTTAGTTTTCTCCTTTGCTCCCTCCCGCTTGTGATATAACCAGTTCTTTGAGCACACTGCCATCAGTTGTCTACAAGGTGGAACGTCAACCCCGAAATGCCTCATGACGTTCTGTTCTGCTGTGGGTTAGATCcgaatttttttgttcaaactAAATCAAATTAACCAGTAAAAATCAAGATGTTTTTTAAAAGTGCaccaagtacaaaaaaaattgcCTAAAACTTATTGCTGGCCTCATAGTGTGTCgtagttttgtttttaatgagcaaatttgtttttttt is from Syngnathus scovelli strain Florida chromosome 9, RoL_Ssco_1.2, whole genome shotgun sequence and encodes:
- the ago3a gene encoding protein argonaute-3 isoform X1, with product MEIGTTGAVGAQSLFAMPRRPGYGTMGKPIKLLANCFQVEIPKMDVYLYEVDIKPDKCPRRVNREVVDSMVQHFKVTIFGDRRPVYDGKRSLYTANPLPVAPTGVDLDVTLPGEGGKDRPFKVSIKFVSLVSWHMLHEVLTGHSMPEPLELDKPISTNPVHAVDVVLRHLPSMKYTPVGRSFFSAPEGYDHPLGGGREVWFGFHQSVRPAMWKMMLNIDVSATAFYKAQPVIQFMCEVLDIHNIDEQPRPLTDSHRVKFTKEIKGLKVEVTHCGTMRRKYRVCNVTRRPASHQTFPLQLENGQTVERTVAQYFREKYSLQLKYPHLPCLQVGQEQKHTYLPLEVCNIVAGQRCIKKLTDNQTSTMIKATARSAPDRQEEISRLVRSANYDADPFVQEFQFKVRDEMAHVTGRVLPAPMLQYGGRVSTEHFMNRTVATPSHGVWDMRGKQFHTGVEIKMWAIACFATQRQCREDILKAFTDQLRKISKDAGMPIQGQPCFCKYAQGADSVEPMFRHLKNTYAGLQLIIVILPGKTPVYAEVKRVGDTLLGMATQCVQVKNVVKTSPQTLSNLCLKINVKLGGINNILVPHQRPSVFQQPVIFLGADVTHPPAGDGKKPSIAAVVGSMDAHPSRYCATVRVQRPRQEVIQDLASMVRELLIQFYKSTRYKPTRIIFYRDGVSEGQFRQVLYYELLAIREACISLEKEYQPGITYIVVQKRHHTRLFCADRNERVGRSGNIPAGTTVDTDITHPYEFDFYLCSHAGIQGTSRPSHYHVLWDDNCFTADEFQLLTYQLCHTYVRCTRSVSIPAPAYYAHLVAFRARYHLVDKEHDSAEGSHVSGQSNGRDPQALAKAVQIHHDTLRTMYFA
- the ago3a gene encoding protein argonaute-3 isoform X2, whose product is MEIGTTGAVGAQSLFAMPRRPGYGTMGKPIKLLANCFQVEIPKMDVYLYEVDIKPDKCPRRVNREVVDSMVQHFKVTIFGDRRPVYDGKRSLYTANPLPVAPTGVDLDVTLPGEGGKDRPFKVSIKFVSLVSWHMLHEVLTGHSMPEPLELDKPISTNPVHAVDVVLRHLPSMKYTPVGRSFFSAPEGYDHPLGGGREVWFGFHQSVRPAMWKMMLNIDVSATAFYKAQPVIQFMCEVLDIHNIDEQPRPLTDSHRVKFTKEIKGLKVEVTHCGTMRRKYRVCNVTRRPASHQTFPLQLENGQTVERTVAQYFREKYSLQLKYPHLPCLQVGQEQKHTYLPLEVCNIVAGQRCIKKLTDNQTSTMIKATARSAPDRQEEISRLVRSANYDADPFVQEFQFKVRDEMAHVTGRVLPAPMLQYGGRNRTVATPSHGVWDMRGKQFHTGVEIKMWAIACFATQRQCREDILKAFTDQLRKISKDAGMPIQGQPCFCKYAQGADSVEPMFRHLKNTYAGLQLIIVILPGKTPVYAEVKRVGDTLLGMATQCVQVKNVVKTSPQTLSNLCLKINVKLGGINNILVPHQRPSVFQQPVIFLGADVTHPPAGDGKKPSIAAVVGSMDAHPSRYCATVRVQRPRQEVIQDLASMVRELLIQFYKSTRYKPTRIIFYRDGVSEGQFRQVLYYELLAIREACISLEKEYQPGITYIVVQKRHHTRLFCADRNERVGRSGNIPAGTTVDTDITHPYEFDFYLCSHAGIQGTSRPSHYHVLWDDNCFTADEFQLLTYQLCHTYVRCTRSVSIPAPAYYAHLVAFRARYHLVDKEHDSAEGSHVSGQSNGRDPQALAKAVQIHHDTLRTMYFA